In a genomic window of Tissierella sp. Yu-01:
- the truA gene encoding tRNA pseudouridine(38-40) synthase TruA has protein sequence MRNIKILIEYDGSRYNGWQRLGDSDKTIQGKIENVITEMVGTPTEIIGSGRTDAGAHARGQVANFKIDSDLSLNEIHKYINNYLPQDIVIKQVEEAPERFHSRYNAKGKKYIYYVWNHWIPNAFERKYSLHYPESLDIVLMKEAIKNLVGTHDFIGFSSVKKSKKSTIRTIEDMSIKNDGNMLKIIFIGDGFLYNMVRIIMGTLLEIGTGQKNVSCIDEVFNSKIRENAGFTVPPNGLFLEEVYY, from the coding sequence ATGAGAAATATAAAGATATTAATAGAATACGATGGAAGCAGATACAATGGATGGCAAAGATTGGGCGATTCAGATAAAACAATCCAAGGCAAAATTGAAAATGTAATCACGGAAATGGTAGGGACACCAACAGAAATAATTGGGTCGGGAAGAACTGATGCAGGTGCACATGCAAGAGGACAGGTAGCCAATTTTAAAATTGATTCAGACTTATCTTTAAATGAGATACATAAATATATAAATAATTATCTACCTCAAGACATTGTTATAAAACAAGTAGAAGAAGCCCCAGAAAGGTTTCACAGTAGATATAATGCTAAGGGCAAAAAGTATATATATTATGTTTGGAATCATTGGATTCCTAATGCTTTTGAGAGAAAATACAGTTTACACTATCCAGAATCACTTGATATTGTTCTAATGAAGGAAGCTATAAAAAACCTAGTAGGAACACATGACTTTATAGGCTTTTCATCTGTTAAAAAGAGTAAGAAATCCACAATTAGGACTATTGAAGATATGTCTATAAAAAACGATGGTAATATGTTAAAAATCATCTTTATAGGCGATGGGTTTCTATATAATATGGTTAGAATAATTATGGGTACCTTATTAGAAATTGGTACAGGACAGAAAAATGTAAGTTGTATTGACGAAGTCTTTAATAGTAAAATAAGAGAAAATGCAGGTTTTACAGTTCCACCTAATGGACTTTTTTTGGAAGAAGTATATTATTAA
- a CDS encoding pyruvate, water dikinase regulatory protein has protein sequence MLSIAESVTIYIISDSLGETGEHVVKAAISQFDFDKYEIKKIPYIADINSLIDTLDNICEEDNCVIFYTLVDKELLQYVKEFVVDKDYVAVDLLSPIIDTIKDLTGLEPIREPGTIRKLDVDYFKRVESIEFAVKYDDGKDPKGLLDADLVILGVSRTSKTPLSMYLANKKIKVANVPLVPETNPPEELYDVPARKIIGLTNSPFKLNEIREERLKALGLPRGSNYASMERILLEIEYAEKIMKKIGCPVIDVSNKAVEETAEIIISYMKKNRLKLS, from the coding sequence ATGCTATCAATTGCCGAATCAGTTACTATTTACATAATTTCAGATTCTCTTGGAGAAACAGGCGAGCATGTTGTAAAAGCAGCGATTTCTCAGTTTGATTTTGATAAATACGAGATAAAAAAGATACCTTATATAGCTGATATTAATTCTTTAATAGATACATTAGATAATATATGTGAAGAAGATAATTGTGTTATATTTTATACTTTAGTAGATAAAGAATTATTGCAGTATGTAAAAGAATTTGTTGTTGACAAAGATTATGTTGCAGTTGATTTGCTAAGTCCTATAATCGATACCATCAAAGATTTAACAGGATTAGAACCAATTAGGGAACCAGGAACGATTCGAAAATTGGATGTTGATTATTTTAAAAGAGTAGAATCCATAGAATTTGCGGTTAAATATGATGATGGAAAAGATCCAAAGGGTCTTTTGGATGCAGACTTAGTGATACTAGGAGTATCAAGAACATCTAAAACTCCATTATCTATGTATCTAGCAAATAAAAAGATAAAAGTGGCAAATGTACCACTTGTACCTGAAACTAATCCACCAGAAGAATTATACGATGTTCCAGCTAGAAAAATTATTGGATTAACAAATTCACCTTTTAAACTTAATGAAATAAGGGAAGAGAGATTAAAAGCATTAGGACTTCCGAGAGGATCAAATTATGCTAGTATGGAGAGGATATTATTAGAAATTGAGTATGCAGAAAAAATTATGAAGAAAATTGGTTGTCCAGTAATTGATGTTTCTAACAAAGCAGTAGAAGAGACTGCTGAAATTATAATATCTTATATGAAAAAGAATAGACTAAAATTATCTTAG
- a CDS encoding acyl-CoA thioesterase — translation MTLQKNVSFSNAITTMIMHPMHANAQGSVHGGELMKIMDNVAGIVGFKHSGGKGNVVTARVDELVFIKPVKVGDIITCVGQLTYVGNSSMQIMVKIYVRDLTNYSEPEIALSSFFTMVHLKDGIPASVPQISPVTKEEEELYILGERKYLENKNKFSK, via the coding sequence ATGACATTACAAAAAAATGTATCTTTTTCAAATGCCATTACAACAATGATAATGCATCCAATGCATGCAAACGCTCAAGGAAGTGTACATGGTGGGGAACTAATGAAGATTATGGACAATGTAGCTGGTATAGTCGGATTTAAACATAGCGGAGGTAAAGGGAATGTAGTTACCGCAAGAGTAGATGAACTGGTATTTATAAAACCTGTAAAAGTAGGAGATATTATTACATGTGTAGGTCAGTTGACTTACGTTGGAAACTCTTCAATGCAGATTATGGTTAAGATATACGTAAGGGACTTAACTAATTATTCAGAACCTGAAATCGCATTATCATCATTTTTTACTATGGTACATTTAAAAGATGGGATACCTGCTTCTGTTCCCCAAATTAGTCCTGTTACTAAAGAAGAAGAGGAACTATATATACTTGGAGAAAGAAAATACTTAGAAAATAAGAACAAGTTTAGCAAATAA
- a CDS encoding HD domain-containing phosphohydrolase: MKINLDTIIKFSSNNEKIDYYDEYSKLQLEKFAINIDNQIQNTLMRDLMLKYAELSTTLEEKNKLLMKYNTDLEEMVNEKVKDISDLQISTIFALVKLAESRDDDTGAHIERTSALCRVMAKLLRKTLKYEDLIDDKYVEDIYKASPLHDIGKVGIPDSILLKPGKLTKEEFDIMKTHVNIGYDTLYEVQKKFPKNSFLKMGMDITKYHHEKWDGSGYPDGIRGENIPLSGRIMAIVDVYDALRSKRIYKEPYSHEKTCMIIKEMKGKNFDPLLVDVFLESNNDFKEVYEQII; the protein is encoded by the coding sequence ATGAAGATTAATTTAGATACTATAATTAAATTTTCAAGCAACAATGAAAAGATTGATTACTATGATGAATATTCTAAATTACAACTTGAAAAGTTTGCAATTAATATTGACAATCAAATACAGAATACCTTAATGAGGGATTTAATGCTTAAATATGCTGAATTATCTACTACCCTTGAAGAAAAGAATAAATTGCTAATGAAATATAATACTGATTTAGAGGAAATGGTAAACGAAAAAGTTAAAGATATTTCAGATTTACAAATTTCAACTATTTTTGCTCTTGTAAAGCTAGCTGAGTCAAGGGATGATGACACAGGGGCTCATATTGAAAGAACTTCCGCTTTGTGTAGGGTAATGGCTAAGTTATTAAGAAAAACATTAAAATATGAAGATTTAATTGATGATAAATATGTAGAAGATATATATAAGGCTAGTCCTTTACATGATATAGGGAAGGTGGGTATACCTGATAGCATCCTATTAAAACCAGGAAAGCTTACTAAAGAGGAATTTGATATAATGAAAACCCACGTCAATATTGGATATGACACGTTATACGAAGTGCAAAAAAAATTTCCAAAAAATTCATTCCTAAAAATGGGGATGGATATAACAAAATATCATCATGAAAAGTGGGATGGGTCTGGTTATCCAGATGGCATAAGAGGAGAAAATATTCCTCTATCTGGAAGAATAATGGCTATAGTAGATGTTTATGATGCACTAAGATCAAAGAGAATATATAAAGAACCATATAGTCATGAGAAAACATGTATGATTATTAAAGAAATGAAGGGAAAGAATTTTGACCCTTTATTAGTGGATGTTTTTTTAGAGAGTAATAATGATTTTAAAGAAGTATATGAACAGATAATATAA
- a CDS encoding zinc dependent phospholipase C family protein, producing MIKIDRLETSYNYVLNRIFNLANPIKKSVKKTECKVHIFLNAHAIDILLEGKHLKEYNLFKSYIWSINEGVVWADQDFKSSSHFYNPDKRRGLYGRKNAKELATEYYRKSINLWKYGDKKLAMLYLGASVHIVQDMTVPQHANIKLLDDHYQYENYVKKTYQSLIGFNEEKKPYILDSIADYIRFNSRVSLKVYRRFKHVKEDECRFYKTLRCTLPIAKRTTAGVFLMFYKDITEDAGY from the coding sequence GTGATTAAAATAGACAGACTTGAAACATCCTATAATTATGTTTTAAATAGAATATTTAACCTTGCAAACCCTATAAAAAAATCTGTTAAGAAAACTGAATGTAAAGTTCATATATTCCTCAATGCCCATGCTATTGATATATTGTTAGAAGGTAAACATTTGAAAGAATATAATTTATTTAAAAGCTATATTTGGAGTATTAATGAAGGTGTTGTATGGGCAGATCAAGATTTTAAAAGCTCAAGTCATTTTTATAATCCTGATAAAAGAAGAGGACTTTATGGTAGAAAAAATGCAAAAGAGTTAGCTACTGAATATTATCGAAAGTCTATAAATCTTTGGAAGTACGGTGATAAAAAATTAGCCATGTTATATTTAGGTGCTTCTGTTCACATTGTTCAAGATATGACAGTTCCACAACATGCCAATATAAAACTTCTTGATGATCATTACCAATATGAAAACTATGTTAAAAAAACTTATCAAAGCTTAATTGGTTTTAATGAAGAAAAAAAACCTTATATATTGGATTCAATTGCGGATTACATTAGATTTAATTCAAGAGTATCACTGAAGGTATATAGAAGATTTAAACATGTCAAAGAAGATGAATGTAGATTTTATAAAACCTTAAGATGTACACTTCCTATTGCTAAACGAACAACAGCTGGAGTATTCCTTATGTTTTACAAAGATATAACAGAAGATGCTGGATATTAA
- a CDS encoding ABC transporter ATP-binding protein has protein sequence MIVYENVTKKYDDVTVVENLNLTINDGEFVALIGPSGCGKTTTLKMINRLNKLDKGKIFIDGKNIMDIDAVELRREIGYVIQQIGLFPNMTIEENIMVVPKLLKWSKDKCNKRVRELLELVDLPYDENAKKYPNELSGGQQQRIGVLRALAGDPPIILMDEPFGALDPMTRDSLQDELKVIQKKLNKTIIFVTHDMDEAVKMADKIVFMNKGKVLQAATPEEMLKNPAEEIISNFLGKLSYSRSGSDLTCEDVMKKKVLTLPETKKTLESISIMKQKELNTAVVIDENDKYKGVVTIEYIREHGKPGEDISNIVDRDFGSVLITTNARDAFDKLIETKADFLVVLNRNKTVAGIITRSSITKALASVVWGDEH, from the coding sequence ATGATTGTATATGAAAATGTTACAAAAAAGTACGACGATGTAACGGTCGTGGAAAATCTAAATTTGACTATTAATGATGGTGAATTTGTCGCCCTAATAGGTCCTTCTGGATGTGGTAAAACAACTACACTAAAGATGATAAATAGACTTAATAAATTAGACAAAGGGAAAATATTTATTGATGGAAAAAACATTATGGATATTGATGCTGTTGAATTAAGAAGAGAAATTGGATATGTTATTCAGCAGATAGGACTTTTCCCGAATATGACTATAGAAGAGAACATAATGGTTGTTCCAAAACTATTAAAATGGAGTAAAGACAAATGTAATAAAAGAGTTCGGGAATTATTAGAATTAGTTGATTTACCATATGATGAAAATGCTAAGAAGTATCCTAATGAATTAAGTGGTGGACAGCAACAACGTATTGGTGTTTTAAGGGCACTAGCTGGAGATCCACCGATCATTTTAATGGATGAGCCCTTTGGTGCCTTAGATCCTATGACAAGAGATAGTTTACAAGATGAATTAAAAGTTATACAGAAGAAGTTGAACAAGACAATAATTTTTGTAACCCATGATATGGATGAGGCGGTAAAAATGGCTGATAAGATTGTTTTTATGAATAAAGGCAAAGTTCTACAAGCCGCAACTCCAGAGGAAATGCTTAAGAATCCAGCAGAAGAAATAATTAGTAATTTCCTTGGGAAACTATCATATTCAAGAAGTGGTAGTGACTTAACATGTGAAGATGTTATGAAGAAGAAAGTATTGACTTTACCAGAAACTAAAAAAACTCTTGAAAGTATTTCAATAATGAAACAGAAAGAACTTAATACTGCAGTAGTTATTGATGAGAATGATAAATACAAAGGTGTAGTAACCATAGAGTATATAAGAGAACATGGTAAACCAGGTGAAGATATATCAAATATCGTTGATAGAGATTTTGGATCAGTACTAATAACAACTAATGCTAGAGATGCATTTGATAAGCTAATTGAAACCAAAGCTGATTTTTTAGTGGTTCTTAATAGAAATAAGACTGTAGCTGGTATAATAACCCGTTCTAGTATTACTAAAGCCTTAGCAAGTGTAGTTTGGGGTGATGAACATTGA
- the ppdK gene encoding pyruvate, phosphate dikinase, translating into MSKYIYSFHEGTKDMKSLLGGKGANLAEMTNIGLPVPPGFTITTKACTKFYAEEKTLWPELKEEIKVHLKEVEESLGKKFSDVENPLLFSVRSGAVFSMPGMMDTILNLGLNDTAVIGLANSTGNERFAYDSYRRFIQMFSDVAMEIPKVRFESLLEDMKENKGVTNDTELSSDDLKELVELFKEVYKEEMNEDFPQDPMRQLELAIEAVFASWNNPRAIIYRKLNDIPHDLGTAVNVQSMVFGNMGDTSGTGVAFTRNPANGENKLFGEFLINAQGEDVVAGIRTPNHIDKLKDIMPEVYNEFIDATKILEEHYKDMQDIEFTIENKKLFFLQTRNGKRTAQAAINVAVDLVEEGLITKEEAILRIEPNQLNQLLHPNFDEKSLKNAEAIAKGLPASPGAASGKVYFNAEDVVKAKNRGERCILVRQETSPEDIEGMISAEGILTARGGMTSHAAVVARGMGKCCVAGCNDIRVDEENKIIKTKTMTLKEGEFISIDGSTGIVYLGEIEKVLPELSGNFGKFMEWVDEFRKLKIRTNADTPKDAAQAVVFGAEGIGLCRTEHMFFDDERIPAVRRMIVSSSLEERKEALDQLLPMQRKDFYEIYKAMGERSVTIRLLDPPLHEFLPTKDEEIKDLSDSMNIDFDELKDRIENIAEVNPMLGHRGCRLAVTYPEIYRMQARAIIEAALDVKNEGFENIKPEIMIPLVGHKKELKYVKDEIVEEISQVFEEREESVEYLIGTMIEVPRACVTADEIAEEAEFFSFGTNDLTQMGFGFSRDDAGKFLSDYEDKNIFTKSPFEAIDRDGVGKLMKIAIELGTKTRPDIHLGICGEHGGDPSSVEFCHVLGLDYVSCSPYRVPIARLAAAQAAIRERTNYNQNDK; encoded by the coding sequence ATGAGTAAATATATTTATAGTTTTCATGAAGGAACTAAAGACATGAAATCCTTACTAGGTGGCAAGGGTGCCAATTTAGCTGAAATGACTAATATTGGTTTACCAGTACCTCCAGGATTTACTATAACAACGAAGGCTTGTACTAAATTTTATGCTGAAGAGAAAACTCTATGGCCAGAACTAAAGGAAGAGATTAAGGTTCATCTAAAAGAAGTTGAAGAAAGCTTAGGAAAGAAGTTCTCAGATGTAGAAAATCCGCTACTATTTTCTGTAAGATCTGGTGCGGTATTTTCAATGCCTGGTATGATGGATACAATTCTTAACTTAGGGCTTAATGATACAGCAGTAATAGGATTAGCCAATTCTACAGGAAATGAAAGATTTGCATATGACAGCTATAGAAGATTTATCCAGATGTTTTCGGATGTAGCTATGGAAATTCCAAAGGTAAGATTTGAATCTTTGCTTGAGGATATGAAGGAAAATAAAGGTGTAACTAATGATACAGAATTAAGTTCTGATGATTTAAAGGAACTTGTAGAATTATTTAAAGAAGTATATAAGGAAGAAATGAATGAAGATTTTCCACAAGATCCAATGAGACAATTAGAACTTGCTATTGAGGCAGTCTTTGCATCTTGGAATAATCCTAGGGCTATAATCTATAGAAAGCTTAATGATATACCACATGACTTAGGTACAGCTGTTAATGTTCAATCCATGGTATTCGGAAATATGGGGGATACCTCTGGAACAGGAGTAGCATTTACAAGGAATCCTGCCAATGGCGAAAATAAATTGTTCGGGGAATTCTTAATTAATGCTCAAGGTGAAGATGTTGTAGCAGGAATTAGAACTCCAAATCATATTGATAAGTTAAAAGATATAATGCCTGAGGTATATAATGAATTTATAGACGCAACTAAAATACTTGAAGAGCATTATAAGGATATGCAGGATATTGAATTTACTATAGAAAATAAAAAACTATTCTTCTTACAAACAAGGAATGGTAAAAGGACTGCTCAAGCAGCAATTAACGTCGCAGTAGATTTAGTTGAAGAAGGACTTATAACTAAAGAGGAAGCTATACTTAGAATAGAGCCAAATCAATTAAATCAACTTCTACATCCTAACTTTGATGAGAAGAGCCTAAAGAATGCAGAGGCAATCGCAAAGGGATTACCAGCTTCACCAGGAGCTGCTTCAGGCAAGGTGTATTTTAATGCCGAAGATGTAGTTAAAGCCAAAAATAGAGGCGAAAGATGCATATTGGTAAGGCAAGAAACTTCCCCTGAGGATATCGAAGGTATGATATCAGCAGAAGGTATATTAACAGCTAGAGGCGGTATGACTTCACATGCAGCAGTAGTTGCTAGAGGAATGGGTAAATGTTGTGTAGCTGGATGTAATGATATAAGAGTAGATGAAGAAAATAAGATTATTAAGACTAAGACAATGACTTTAAAAGAAGGAGAATTCATCTCTATAGATGGAAGCACAGGTATTGTATACCTTGGAGAAATTGAAAAAGTACTTCCTGAATTATCAGGTAATTTTGGTAAGTTCATGGAGTGGGTAGACGAGTTCAGAAAACTCAAAATAAGAACTAACGCTGATACACCAAAGGATGCAGCTCAGGCTGTAGTATTTGGTGCGGAAGGGATAGGTCTATGTAGAACTGAGCATATGTTCTTCGATGATGAAAGAATTCCAGCCGTAAGAAGAATGATAGTATCAAGTTCACTTGAAGAGAGAAAAGAAGCTCTTGACCAGCTGTTGCCTATGCAAAGAAAAGATTTTTATGAAATTTATAAAGCAATGGGTGAAAGGTCTGTAACAATAAGATTATTAGATCCACCTCTACATGAATTCCTACCAACGAAGGATGAGGAGATAAAAGACTTATCCGATTCAATGAATATTGATTTTGATGAGTTGAAGGACAGAATAGAAAATATTGCAGAAGTTAATCCAATGCTTGGACATAGAGGCTGTAGACTTGCAGTGACATACCCTGAAATCTATAGAATGCAAGCAAGAGCTATAATAGAAGCTGCTCTTGATGTAAAGAATGAAGGTTTTGAAAACATAAAACCAGAGATAATGATACCTCTAGTAGGACATAAAAAAGAGTTAAAATACGTTAAGGATGAAATAGTAGAAGAAATCAGTCAGGTATTCGAAGAACGTGAAGAAAGTGTAGAGTATTTAATTGGTACAATGATAGAAGTTCCAAGAGCTTGTGTTACAGCTGATGAAATAGCTGAAGAAGCTGAATTCTTTAGCTTTGGTACTAATGACTTAACACAAATGGGATTCGGATTCTCTAGAGATGACGCTGGAAAATTCTTAAGTGATTATGAAGATAAGAATATATTTACAAAGAGTCCATTCGAAGCTATTGACAGAGATGGTGTAGGTAAATTAATGAAAATAGCCATTGAACTAGGAACTAAAACAAGACCTGACATTCACCTTGGAATATGTGGTGAACATGGTGGAGATCCAAGTTCAGTAGAATTTTGCCATGTCTTGGGCTTAGACTATGTATCTTGTTCACCTTATAGAGTTCCAATAGCAAGATTAGCAGCAGCGCAGGCGGCCATTAGAGAAAGAACGAATTATAATCAAAACGATAAATAG
- a CDS encoding ABC transporter permease: protein MEFLEKYGDKLLTAIFVHLQYVFVSVGIGFIVALILGILLSRAPKISSVVIPIIGIFQTIPGLVFIGVLFIYLGMVPITVIIALSIYALFPILKNTYTGIVGVDASLKEAARGCGMTNMQILFKVELPLAMSSIFSGLRMSTIYTVSWAVLAAMIGLGGLGEFVYRGIETNNQTLILGGALPSAILAMLLGYLIDLIQKKVTPRGLRRGE, encoded by the coding sequence ATGGAGTTTTTAGAGAAATATGGTGATAAATTATTAACCGCCATATTCGTGCATTTACAATATGTTTTTGTATCCGTAGGCATCGGTTTTATTGTAGCTTTAATATTAGGAATATTACTATCTAGGGCTCCTAAAATTTCCAGTGTTGTAATACCTATTATTGGAATATTCCAGACTATACCGGGATTGGTATTTATTGGCGTCCTCTTTATATATTTAGGCATGGTGCCTATTACAGTTATAATAGCTCTATCCATATATGCATTATTTCCAATTCTGAAAAATACTTATACTGGAATAGTAGGCGTAGATGCAAGTCTAAAAGAAGCTGCTAGAGGGTGTGGTATGACCAATATGCAAATCTTATTTAAAGTGGAACTTCCCCTTGCTATGAGTTCGATATTTAGTGGACTTAGAATGTCTACAATTTATACAGTTAGTTGGGCTGTATTAGCAGCAATGATAGGTCTAGGAGGATTAGGTGAATTTGTCTATAGAGGAATAGAAACAAATAACCAGACATTAATCCTTGGGGGGGCATTACCATCTGCTATATTAGCTATGTTATTAGGATATTTAATTGATTTAATTCAAAAGAAAGTTACCCCTAGGGGTTTAAGAAGGGGTGAGTAA
- a CDS encoding VOC family protein — protein MGIEVYINFNGNCREAIEYYAEVFKTERPQIMTFADGHKEEGTWEIPKEAENRVMHTELIISGSRVMFSDTFPGMDFKPGNNIILTYMTTNPEEIKRIYSEMKKDGKVGMELQETFWSKLYGSIIDKFGIEWQFSLENE, from the coding sequence ATGGGTATAGAAGTATATATAAACTTCAATGGCAACTGTCGAGAGGCTATAGAGTATTATGCTGAGGTATTTAAAACTGAAAGACCTCAAATAATGACATTTGCTGATGGACATAAAGAAGAGGGTACTTGGGAGATCCCAAAGGAAGCTGAAAACAGAGTAATGCATACAGAGTTAATTATAAGCGGTTCAAGAGTGATGTTTTCAGATACTTTTCCTGGTATGGATTTTAAACCTGGCAATAACATAATTCTGACATATATGACTACAAATCCTGAAGAAATAAAACGTATATATAGCGAAATGAAAAAGGATGGAAAGGTAGGTATGGAACTACAAGAAACCTTTTGGAGTAAATTATACGGCTCTATAATTGATAAGTTTGGTATAGAGTGGCAATTTAGTCTCGAAAATGAATAA
- a CDS encoding ABC transporter permease — MDISRVFQHLYLVAMASLFTTIFGLILGIVVYVFKPARKPILWIVDLMQTIPVLALLGTIMLAFGATSTTVIIGLVLYSLLPIVRNTFVGLEDIDPGIKEAARGMGMTKIQRLIKVELPLAFPMIFTGIRIAVVTSIGTAVFGAVVGGGGLGSTINRAILIQDMSTLMQSTITLMAMAFIFDSVMGVIEKKLKTR, encoded by the coding sequence ATGGATATATCAAGAGTATTTCAGCATCTATATTTAGTTGCAATGGCAAGTTTGTTTACTACTATTTTTGGCCTGATTTTAGGCATAGTTGTATATGTGTTTAAACCCGCTAGAAAGCCCATATTATGGATTGTCGACCTGATGCAGACAATTCCAGTCTTAGCTTTACTTGGTACTATAATGTTAGCATTTGGTGCTACAAGTACTACAGTAATCATAGGTCTAGTACTTTATTCCCTATTACCAATTGTAAGAAATACATTTGTAGGATTAGAAGATATTGATCCTGGCATAAAGGAAGCAGCAAGAGGTATGGGAATGACGAAGATACAAAGGCTCATAAAGGTTGAATTACCATTAGCATTTCCAATGATATTTACAGGTATAAGAATTGCTGTTGTAACATCTATTGGTACAGCAGTATTTGGTGCTGTTGTAGGTGGGGGTGGACTTGGTTCTACTATAAATAGAGCGATCTTAATTCAAGATATGAGTACATTGATGCAGTCTACTATAACTCTAATGGCTATGGCATTCATATTTGATTCCGTCATGGGAGTTATTGAGAAAAAATTAAAAACAAGATAA
- a CDS encoding glycine betaine ABC transporter substrate-binding protein, with translation MFKKGKKISVLLIIMVLAVSLTACSGGSDEKNEIVLLEGQFSEITILMNMAGILIEENTDLDVVYHDSMNTVAAANANKAGEVDLYVSYDGTMLTTILGSDPSELPEGEDLYEWTKAKASEEIGLTLTEKFGFQNTYAIAVQEDFATENNLVTTSDLVSYAPKLVFGAEHEFFDEEGTMRFGPFNETYGMEWGDSKSIDMGLKFSAMDNNNIDVTMVYSTDGLIKKSNLTILEDDLKFFPQYYAAFQVRDTLFEEFAETAPNLEEILNSLAGLIDDKTMMEMNYAVDAEGKTPHEVAKAFLVENNLSE, from the coding sequence ATGTTTAAAAAAGGTAAGAAGATTTCAGTGTTATTAATAATAATGGTATTAGCAGTATCATTAACCGCATGTAGTGGTGGTAGTGATGAAAAGAATGAAATAGTATTACTTGAGGGACAGTTTTCAGAGATTACAATTCTAATGAATATGGCAGGCATATTAATTGAAGAAAATACAGATTTAGATGTAGTGTATCATGATTCAATGAATACAGTTGCTGCAGCTAATGCAAATAAAGCTGGAGAAGTAGACTTGTATGTAAGTTATGATGGGACAATGCTAACGACTATATTAGGGTCTGATCCAAGTGAATTGCCAGAGGGTGAGGATTTATATGAATGGACTAAAGCAAAAGCATCAGAAGAGATTGGATTGACTTTAACTGAAAAATTCGGTTTCCAAAACACATATGCAATAGCAGTTCAAGAAGATTTTGCCACAGAAAATAATTTAGTTACTACTAGTGACCTAGTGTCATATGCTCCTAAATTAGTATTTGGTGCAGAGCATGAATTCTTTGATGAAGAAGGAACTATGCGTTTCGGTCCATTTAATGAAACTTACGGAATGGAATGGGGAGATAGTAAATCTATTGATATGGGATTAAAGTTCTCTGCAATGGATAATAACAATATAGATGTTACTATGGTATATTCTACAGATGGATTAATAAAAAAATCTAACTTAACAATATTAGAAGATGATTTAAAATTCTTCCCACAATATTATGCAGCATTCCAAGTTAGAGATACTCTATTTGAAGAATTTGCAGAAACAGCACCAAATTTAGAGGAAATACTAAATAGTTTAGCTGGCCTTATCGATGATAAAACTATGATGGAGATGAACTATGCAGTTGATGCAGAGGGTAAGACTCCACATGAAGTTGCAAAAGCATTCTTAGTTGAGAATAATTTATCTGAATAA